The candidate division KSB1 bacterium genome contains the following window.
CGTCCACCGGAGGGACTGTTCACTACTGAAGACATTGACCAGTTATTTGATTCAGATGACTATTGTAAACGAAACAATGTGGGACCGTATGAGGGATGATTTTATTCTGGATAACTACGATGAAGGAGAAGAAATAATGAGTGAAGTAATTAGTTTTGAATTTTATTCTGACACCAATCAGAGCAATGCTTATGATGAGTTGTCTATGATGGCACTGGATATAGAGAGGGATGGTACTGTCTTGATCGTAAGCCGTACTGACATGGATGCTATGGGAGACAGCATTGAAGCCATTATGAAGTATAATGGTGGGGAGCTAGTAGACTAACTATCTGATTTAGTTGTAATTTTAGTTGTTTACTTGACGAAGCAAATAATGTTATAATTGCTTCTCATTACACGGAGGGCACATAATGACAAACAAGACAATCAACCTAGACGGACGCACCATACAAGAACTTTCAGACTTGAAAAGGCAGGGTTTAATTAGCGCACTTGTACCTGAGAACAGTGCTGAAAATTTCACTGTTGAATTTAACAGAGTCGTTAATCTTACCCCTGAAGAACTGATTAGGGAATTTGCGGAGGCGGTGCATGGCTCAGCTTAAGAATTAATGGAACTAAATCTATCTGATTTTATTTGAATATTAAACAAAACCTAATTCATATTTTGGAGTGACAGATGGACAAAACCCAATTAACCATTCAACTACCCGAGTCCGGATTAACTTTTCTTCAAGCCTATGCCAAACGGCAAAATAAAAGCATCTCGGAACTCATAGATCAATATATCCAGCAATTGCAGATTTTAGAGAACTATTCTTATCATCCGGATATTGAAAAAGGTTCTGGGCTGATTCCGAAAGATATTGATGCACAAAAGGAATATTACGACTACATCGAGGAAAAGCATAGATGAAAGTTATGCTTGACTTAAATATCCTCCTTGATCATATTCAAAAGCGTGAACCCCATTATCAGTTTTCTTCCATTGTCATAAGTGAAGTTTTAAAAAATAAAGTTGAAGGGATCATTCCTGCCCATGCTTTGACGACTCTTTATTATCTCATTTCAAAATATACGAACAAAGAGCGGGCCAATGAGAGAATTGACTGGTTATTAGAGAAGTTTGATTTTGTCGGCGGTGACAAATCGTTATTCAAACGTGCAAGAAATTTACAAATTGACGATTTTGAGGATGCTGTTGTAGCAAGTCTTGCCGAAGATCTCCACTGTGATCATATTATTAGCCGAAACGTTCCTGATTTTGAAAATTCCCCAATTCCCGCAATTACACCTGAAGAATTTGCCAGAACGTATGTCAATGTTGAATAAAGTGGACTTTGGAGGCGGTATTCGGACGCCTGAAGAAGTAAAGAAGCAAATATAAATTGGTGTCAAGTGTGAAAATGCTTTGGCCAGACTGTTTAAGCTAAGTGTTATTGTTATTTGCTTGAAATCTAACCAGGAGCGAACTTGATCGACATTCACTCACACGTTCTACCAAAAATAAATGACGGACCCGTGACCATGGGAAGACACAATTGCCATGCTGCACCAGGTCGAAAAAGACGGTACTAAAGATAGGATTCGATTTTATGTGAGTATAACTTTGTTTCCACCAGACAGATGGCGTATGAGACAGCAGAGGAGGAAAAGTGAAACTGAAAATAGCGCTTATTCAACAAAAGAGTTCGAGAGACATTAGTGAAAACCGCCGCAAGGGTCTCGAAGCAGTAAAGGTTGCCGCTGAAAATGGCGCAAAAATGATCGGTTTTTCAGAACTGGCATTTGAACCTTTCTATCCCCAAATTCCAGCAACGGAGAAAATAAGACAGATGGGAGAGTCCATCCCGGGACCAACTACAGAATTATTTTCAAAACTGGCCGCTGATCTGGGCGTGGTTATCATACTCAATTTATTCGAGCGAGACGGTGACCGGACTTATGATACTTCACCCGTAATAAACTCCGATGGCAACCTGCTGGGTACGACAAGGATGGTTCATATTACAGACTATCCTTGTTTCCATGAGAAGGGCTATTACCACCCAGGTGACCATGGCGCACCGGTTTATGAAACAGCGTTTGGTAAGATCGGTGTGGCCATCTGTTATGATAGGCATTATCCCGAGTACATGCGTGCCCTCGCCCTTGCTGGAGCGAACATTGTTTTTGTTCCCCAAGCCGGCGCGGTTGACGAATGGCCAGCGGGGCTTTATGAAGCAGAAATGCAAGTTGCGGCTTTTCAAAATGGGTTCTTCACCGCATTATGCAATCGCGTTGGCGAAGAGACTATGCTGGTTTTTTCGGGAGAATCCTTTGTCTGTTCTCCGGCTGGCGAGGTCATAGCACGAGCCTCCAGGGGTACTGAAGAAATCCTCTATTGTGATCTAGATCTGGACGAAACAGAAACGTCACATGCCCGGCGTCTATTCCTTCGTGATCGACGCCCTGATGTCTATAAAGAGTGGTTCTCTTCATAAACCTAATCTTGTGCTTCTCTAACCAGGCCTGTTAGAATCTAAAATCATAAGGAGTAACTTTGATCGATATTCACTCACACGTTCTACCGAAAATCGACGACGGACCCGTGACCTGGGAAGACACAATGGCTATGCTGCGACAGGCTGGTGTTGATATTAATGAGTTGGTTACTTAATGCCAACCATCAAGCAGCTCTCAAACGCTTTTCGGTTCTTTTTCTTTAGTTTTGATTGCAACGAACCAATGCACGTTCATGTGAGTCGCGAGAAAATGATTTCTAAGTTTTAGCTTGAACCAATTGCGTTGGCAAAAAATCATGGTTTTTCAGCAAAGGAGCTAAACAAAATTCGTAAAATTATTCAATCAAATAACGAAATTATAAGAGAGGCATGGCATGAGCACTGTGATTAATATTGAACCGCGCATAAAAAATCTCAAAATTACTGAAGAAATAATTATAGCCGATCTTGAAGATGGAAGAACTATTAGTGTACCACTTGCATGGTCGTGGCGGTTGTCAGATGCAAC
Protein-coding sequences here:
- a CDS encoding PIN domain-containing protein, with product MKVMLDLNILLDHIQKREPHYQFSSIVISEVLKNKVEGIIPAHALTTLYYLISKYTNKERANERIDWLLEKFDFVGGDKSLFKRARNLQIDDFEDAVVASLAEDLHCDHIISRNVPDFENSPIPAITPEEFARTYVNVE
- a CDS encoding carbon-nitrogen hydrolase family protein, translated to MKIALIQQKSSRDISENRRKGLEAVKVAAENGAKMIGFSELAFEPFYPQIPATEKIRQMGESIPGPTTELFSKLAADLGVVIILNLFERDGDRTYDTSPVINSDGNLLGTTRMVHITDYPCFHEKGYYHPGDHGAPVYETAFGKIGVAICYDRHYPEYMRALALAGANIVFVPQAGAVDEWPAGLYEAEMQVAAFQNGFFTALCNRVGEETMLVFSGESFVCSPAGEVIARASRGTEEILYCDLDLDETETSHARRLFLRDRRPDVYKEWFSS